The sequence ACCGCGCGCTGGGACTCGTCACCCTGGCGAACGATGAACTGATGACGCAGGTGATGAAAACGGTGGAATGGGGGCTGGGCTACCCGATGGCGATCACGTACCTGCCGAAGGAGTCGTTTACCGGCGTAGCGCTCAAAAAGACACTCGCAAACCTCAAAACCGGCCCCAAAGACGTGATCGTGCTGTACTATTCAGGTTTCGGCCTAATGCCCACCCGCCCCGCCGACTCGTTTGCCAACTGGCGCTTTACCGACGTGGCGCAACGGGGGTTGGCTGTGAGCGACGTCGAGTCGTGGTTAATGGCCAAAAAAGCGCGGCTACGGGTCATTATCGCCGATTGCACGACCGAGCGTATTCGCAACGATAAGTATGTAGCGGGTGGTATTGGCGTGGGGCCCGATCTACGAAAACAGGTGGTCCGGCGGTTATTCCAGCAACCCTGCGGTCTGGTAAAACTGGGCAGTTCCCTACCGACCCAACTCGCGTGGATTCGTGAAGGGATGCCAGGAACCGTGTTTACGATTGGCTTCAACCAGGCCTTTCAAAACCTGCTCCTGAGCACCGTCGATTCGGCTAGTCTGGCCCGTGTGTCGTGGCCGTTTCTAGTCGAGAACACGGCAGGGATGATGAATAACCTGTTGTACAAGCTGCCCTTTGGGCAACAGCCCGTGCTGGAAGTAAAACCCTGCCAGCGTCAGCCGGGCAGCGTGACTCCGCCAACGGTGGTTGACCCGCTGGCCAACGAAACCCTGAGCGGCTTATTCAGTGCCCTGCTGTTGAACCCCGACTCACTACGACGCGCTCAACTGACCAAAAAACTGCTGGCCCTATGCGACGATAAAGCAACGGTGGCCGTAAGCCGGTTTATGAGTCACGAGCGCTATGATGACCCATTGGCGATCAACACGGTGCCGCTATCGTATCCGTTGCGAACGTACCTGAGCCAGCTACGCAATCCACTGGTACCCGTACCGGCCACTGGTTCCGCCAGCCCACCTGTGCCAATCAGCTCGCTACAGGTCATTTCGGTCGTGAGCAAAGAGGCGGATATGGCCGCCCCAAAACCCATTAAAAGCTTTGCGCTCCGCGAAGACTGGATAGATTACTAGCGGAAGCACACGCTGGTAACCTGTCCAGCCGACGGTAGCCGGGGGGTGCCCGTAGAGTACGGGCCTGTTCCGGGGCATCGTACCGCTGATCATAGATCATACATCGCTATGAAACTACTGCTACTTCTCGCCGGGCTCCCCTCCCTCCTGCTGGCGCAGGGACTGACCAACGACGATGCCCGCTATACCAGCCTGCCGCAAAAACGATTGGGGCAGGCTGTGTTACCGTCGCGGGTCGATTTGTCGGCCTACGTACCGGACGTGATCGACCAGGGCAAATTCAACACCTGCGTAGGCGTATCGGTTGGCTATTACCTGCGCACCATCCTCGAAGCCAAACGGCGCGGGATCACCAACAAAGCCGCCATCAACGGGCTACGGTTTTCGCCCGCCTACCTTTACAACCAGATCAAGGATGCCAACGATGCCGATTGCGTATTGGGAGCCGAAATCAGCCGGGCCCTCGACTACCTGAAAAAAAACGGACTCCCTACGCTGACTCAGCAGCCCTATCCCGCCTGCCAAACCACGACGCTACCCAGCCGACCCGACTCGCGCCTGCTCGACTACGTGCGGCTGTTTGCCCTTGCCGACGTACCCGACGACAAAGTGGCCGCTACCCGAAAAGCCCTTGCGGAGCAATCGCCCGTGGTGATTGGGGTGCAAACGACGCCATCCATTCGTGACCTGGCGTTCCGAAACAGTTTGTTCTCGCGTATAAAGACGGGGCTGGGTCAATCGGCCTCACAGGCTGACTTCTCACGCTGGCAACCCAGCAAATCGACATCGCTGGGTTTCGGCCACGCCATGTGCGTGGTGGGGTACGACGACGCCATGTTTGAGGAAGGCGCCTTTAAAGTCGTTAACAGTTGGGGGAGCAGTTGGGGCGACAAGGGCTATTTCTGGATCAGCTACGCCGATTTCGGGCAATATGCCAAGTACGGCTTTCAGGCCTACGTGCCACCCGTTACCAACCCCGGCAGCATTGTCCTGTCGGCGGACCTGACCATTTCGCTGGGTACGTTCGTGACGGGTACGGCCGTCGACGTCGACCGCTCCCGGATAGGCACAAAACTAATGGCTTACACGGTCAGGCAACCGCAACGGACCGGTACGCCGTTTTCGTTCAGTGCCGACGTATCCAAACAAACCTACCTCTACCTCATTACGGTCAATGCCGCCGATAGCGTGGCCGTCAAGTTATTTCCCGAGTCGGGCTTTAGTCCACTCATCGGCCCCAACACGCACATGGATTTACCCAACGACAGGCTGCTACGGCTAGACCGGTACACGGGCCTCGAATACTGGCTGTTTCTGTTTTCAGAGCGAGCCATCGACGTAGACAGCTACGTCAGGCGGATCAATGCCCAAAAAGGCCCATTCCCCGACCGGGTGTTGGCGGCTTTCGGGCCGGCGCTTGTACCCTATCAGCAGGTCAACTACAAGGACAAGAAAATGGGCTTTTTCCTGAAAAGCCAGCACCGGGGTCAGATCGTACCGCTACTAGTCAGCATGAAGCACATACCCTGACTACGCCGCCTTACGCCGGGAACCAAGCAGGTAGCCGATGACCAGGCCGACTACCACGCCGATACCGAGCGACAAAAAGTCGATGCCGGTTGATTCGTTACCACCACCGTCGCGGTGTACCTGGGCGAAGGCGCTACTGGCTACCGATAGGAAACAAAGCGCAGAGAATGTTAATTTTATCATGATTATGAGGTAGTTACATGAACGGAAATCACCTCAATGTACCGCAAAACGCGCTCTTTCCAAGAATAATTATTGAGCGCTGCGGGCGCCAACGCCTGCAAGGCAGGTCGCCAACAGGAGCCCCCTTTTTTTATGGCAACGGCAGCGAAAACCGTGCATACGGAACGGGGCCTTTGTAGAAGGTATCGCTGACGGCCTGCATGCCAAACCGGCGGTAAAAATCGGCGGCGTCGAGGCGGGCATCGCACCAGAGCCTTTTCGCCCCCAGCGCGCGGGCCTGCGCAATCACGTGGTTCAGCAACAACGTACCCACGCCCTGCCGCTGGCAGTCGGGGCGGGTGGCAAACTTGCGAAACCGCGCGTCGGGGCCAGCTACAAACAACGAAATCACCGCGACCAACTCCCCATCGCGGAACGCCCCGTAATGATGCCCCTCGTGGTCATTATCGACCTTCACGAAGTCGAACGGTTTATCGGGCCAAAGCACGGCATGGCGCAGTGGGTACGTTTGTTCGGGCGCGATGGGTTGGATGATGCTCATCTACAACTAACAGGATTAAATGTTTTCTAAATTCCTCCGCAAACAATGACATATATTAAAATAAATATAGAATAGTAAATGCATCTAATTACTGAATCTCATAGCAGTTGAATATAGCTCAAAGACCAAGAACCTAAAAATAAAAACCACAATAACATCTCTATAGAATAACAGAATTACTATTTCAGGAATTTTTTAAAACTCAAACTAATCAACATCTGAAAAAAATTATCCTTCTAAACTATTTCCCTCAGTCGACTTTCTAATAATTGTCGCCTTAGTTCTGAAAACTCTTTGAAATTCTCCGGAGACAAATCACACTCAGGAATAAAATGTCTGACTTTAAATTCTACTTGTTTTCTATTCTCTGGGAAATTAATTTTCAACCATTCATTGAAAGGTTTATCTTGCTTTTCAATATTCTCTTGCCCAGCTAAAAGCTGAAGATTTACTACAGTATTCGAAGAGTAAGAATAAGAGACAGTATTCCTTGGATGAATATGATCAAGGTGAGGTTTAATATCAAAATCTGGATTTCCGTATATAACAGAAAGTAAATTATAAACTCCTCGATCTCCATAAGATGTCCACAAAAGGCTTGAGATTTCTTCTGAATTAAACGATAAATTCCTCGAAGTATTTTTCACAGAATCCTTCAAAGAAGAAAAATCAAAATCTTTCTTTTCTTTAATTGATTTCCTAAAATATATCAATAGAGCGTCTGTTTGACCGCTAAACGTCCTTTTTAAAATTGTTATATTGATCCATTTCAAAATTTCTTCCCGCTTATCTCTGTAGTGCGTAGATGTCTTAAAAGATGGATCATGTTGATAATTATGTAAATAGTATGCGATTGGCAAAAAAGCGTTATAGCTATAAATATTACTGTAATCAAAACCAAACCTATTAGCTAGAGCTACAGTCCTTAATAATGAAACTTTTATCATATCCCATTGATCTTCAATCTTACTCATATTAACTCTATTGAAATTATCTACTTTAAATCTTATATCATTTATGTCGGCAAGATACAAACATGCTTTTAGTATCCAATCTTTTGTTATGCCCCAAAAGCCTAAGCTTCTTAACTCATCATACAAGCGGTTAATTTCCTCCCTGGCATCTTTTTTCAACCACTGTGCTGCAGCTGTAGAAAACAGCATATCAGAATAACTCAGATTCACACCGCCACTATTAATCCTTATGAATATATTTAATACTTTATCAAGTTCGGTTGATTTTTCTAAAAAGAAGTTTATTAACTGGGTCTTGTTTACAGCTTCGTAGAGCCTATATAAAATCGAAAATGGTTCTTTACTAGCATTCAATTGTTTTTCATGTATATAATTATTAATATCAGTCAAATCATTTATTTTCAATATATCAGAAACTTTATACCAAAACATATCATCCCCCCTAACATCTGCTTTATCTTTGGTCAAAAACTGAAATTGATATTTACCTGATTCATCATTTGAAAGCGATGATATATTTAAATATAATTCACGTTTAAAATAATTAGCCTTTACACCTTTCCTAGTTTTGTAATATCGCTCCCCATAACTACCCATCAAACCAATATAAAAACTAGTCAACCTCTGCTGTCCATCTAAAATTGCAGTGAAGTCACCGTTCAAACTAGCCAAATTAGCTTTTTCATTATGCTCGCCAATTTCTTCAGTGTAATCTTTAATAAACTCGTAGAATTGATAGTCATATCTATTTTCATATTTTACTTGCCAAAACAAAAACGAATTAATGGGAAATCCTTGCATAATACTATCAAATAGCCTTTCGATTCGCTCTGGTTTCCACACAAACTCTCTTTGGATTGCTGGCAAAAAATATTTTCTACTATGTATATTTTCGACCGCTTCTCTAATTGTAATTGGAGTTTGAAATGACATGTTTAGCTTATTTTATCTTTCTTATTAATGAGTGAATTGGTCCGTAAAGTCCTCCTACAGTAGAAGCTGTCTTATTTGCAGTTTAGCAATAGACCTATATTACAAATATGTACACGAGCCATGTAGCAAACAAAATAAAAGCAAACTAAATGCTAAAACTATGCAGTGCATTTTCCTTGTACAGTCACAAGCTTTCCCACTTTGAGACGATACCGGCTTTTTCGTACAACTCGCTGAGCGATAGCTGCACCTGCCGCATGTCTTTCCAGTCCTTCAGCATAACACCCAGCGTTTGTTCGATGATGGCTTTGTCGAGATGGTCGATGTGGAGGGCGGCGAGGGCCATGGCCCAATCGAGGGTTTCGGCAATGCCGGGCGTTTTTTCGAGCCGCAGCGACCGCACCGCCTGCATGAACGCCGTGATGGGCCGGGCCAACGCCTCGTCGATGTCGGGAACTTTGGCCAGGATGATGCTCAGTTCCTTGTCGTAATCGGGATAGTCGATGTAGAGGTACAGGCAGCGGCGGCGCAGCGCTTCCGACAATTCGCGAACGCGGTTGCCCGTCACGACGACGTGGGGGATGTGCGTGGCCCGGATAGTGCCGATTTCGGGAATGGTAATCTGCCAGTCGGACAGCAGTTCGAGCAGGAAACTCTCAAAATCTTCGTCGGCCCGGTCTACTTCGTCGATCAGCAGGACGGGGGCTTTCGGGTGTGTGATGGCCTGCAACAGCGGGCGTTTGAGCAAAAACGTATCCGAAAACAGCGTCTCTTCCAGTGCGGGCAACGTACCTGATGCCTCGGTTTGATCCGCTGGCGGGGTGGTGATCGCCCCGTTCAGTTCCAGCAGCTTCAGGTGCAGGAGCTGCCGCTGGTAATTCCATTCATACAGGGCGTGGTTGGCGTCGAGCCCTTCGTAGCACTGAAGTCGGATCAGGTCGGTGTTCAGCGCCCGCGCCATTACCTTGGCAATCTCAGTTTTCCCCACGCCCGCCGGCCCTTCAATCAGCAGCGGCTTGTTGAGCCGCAGGGCCAGAAAGACCGACATGACGATCTGTGGATCGGTCTGATAGCCCTGGTTTTCGAGCAATGTCTGAATGGATTCGCGGGTGTGTTGCGGCATGGGATAAAGATGGGAACGCAGATGACACGGATAGCTGGATTTGCACGGATTTTTAGGATACGCCTGGCTTACTGACCCATGCAATGCCAAAATCCGTGCAAATCCACTCTATCTGTTTCATCCACGTTCTAGTTGTCAATTAACGGCTTGCATCGCCCGTTTGAGGTACACGTTGGCCAGGTGCTTCCGGTATTCTTCGGAGGCGTAATGGTCCGACATGATCGACACGCCGGTGGCGGCATCGGCCTCCTGCCCGGCCTTCAGTTTCTCTTCAGCAGCTTTGTCGCGGAAGGGTGCTTCCGACACGCCCGAAAACGCCACGCGCAGGCTACCGTCGGCCTGTTTGACCACGGCACACCCCACAATGGCGTAGCGGGAAGCGGGTTGAGAAAACTTCTGGTACGTCATTTTCGCGCCCGCCTGGATGGGGACACGTACCT comes from Fibrella aestuarina BUZ 2 and encodes:
- a CDS encoding GNAT family N-acetyltransferase, producing the protein MSIIQPIAPEQTYPLRHAVLWPDKPFDFVKVDNDHEGHHYGAFRDGELVAVISLFVAGPDARFRKFATRPDCQRQGVGTLLLNHVIAQARALGAKRLWCDARLDAADFYRRFGMQAVSDTFYKGPVPYARFSLPLP
- a CDS encoding AAA family ATPase → MPQHTRESIQTLLENQGYQTDPQIVMSVFLALRLNKPLLIEGPAGVGKTEIAKVMARALNTDLIRLQCYEGLDANHALYEWNYQRQLLHLKLLELNGAITTPPADQTEASGTLPALEETLFSDTFLLKRPLLQAITHPKAPVLLIDEVDRADEDFESFLLELLSDWQITIPEIGTIRATHIPHVVVTGNRVRELSEALRRRCLYLYIDYPDYDKELSIILAKVPDIDEALARPITAFMQAVRSLRLEKTPGIAETLDWAMALAALHIDHLDKAIIEQTLGVMLKDWKDMRQVQLSLSELYEKAGIVSKWESL
- a CDS encoding DUF262 domain-containing protein; its protein translation is MSFQTPITIREAVENIHSRKYFLPAIQREFVWKPERIERLFDSIMQGFPINSFLFWQVKYENRYDYQFYEFIKDYTEEIGEHNEKANLASLNGDFTAILDGQQRLTSFYIGLMGSYGERYYKTRKGVKANYFKRELYLNISSLSNDESGKYQFQFLTKDKADVRGDDMFWYKVSDILKINDLTDINNYIHEKQLNASKEPFSILYRLYEAVNKTQLINFFLEKSTELDKVLNIFIRINSGGVNLSYSDMLFSTAAAQWLKKDAREEINRLYDELRSLGFWGITKDWILKACLYLADINDIRFKVDNFNRVNMSKIEDQWDMIKVSLLRTVALANRFGFDYSNIYSYNAFLPIAYYLHNYQHDPSFKTSTHYRDKREEILKWINITILKRTFSGQTDALLIYFRKSIKEKKDFDFSSLKDSVKNTSRNLSFNSEEISSLLWTSYGDRGVYNLLSVIYGNPDFDIKPHLDHIHPRNTVSYSYSSNTVVNLQLLAGQENIEKQDKPFNEWLKINFPENRKQVEFKVRHFIPECDLSPENFKEFSELRRQLLESRLREIV
- a CDS encoding C1 family peptidase; the protein is MKLLLLLAGLPSLLLAQGLTNDDARYTSLPQKRLGQAVLPSRVDLSAYVPDVIDQGKFNTCVGVSVGYYLRTILEAKRRGITNKAAINGLRFSPAYLYNQIKDANDADCVLGAEISRALDYLKKNGLPTLTQQPYPACQTTTLPSRPDSRLLDYVRLFALADVPDDKVAATRKALAEQSPVVIGVQTTPSIRDLAFRNSLFSRIKTGLGQSASQADFSRWQPSKSTSLGFGHAMCVVGYDDAMFEEGAFKVVNSWGSSWGDKGYFWISYADFGQYAKYGFQAYVPPVTNPGSIVLSADLTISLGTFVTGTAVDVDRSRIGTKLMAYTVRQPQRTGTPFSFSADVSKQTYLYLITVNAADSVAVKLFPESGFSPLIGPNTHMDLPNDRLLRLDRYTGLEYWLFLFSERAIDVDSYVRRINAQKGPFPDRVLAAFGPALVPYQQVNYKDKKMGFFLKSQHRGQIVPLLVSMKHIP